In Shewanella sp. VB17, a single genomic region encodes these proteins:
- a CDS encoding DNA-binding protein encodes MSDEILGLDEVCQLLDKPEATIKRYARESLLTNIGDEEEFKFNKVEVMRYLDFQKRLG; translated from the coding sequence ATGAGTGATGAGATTTTGGGGCTGGATGAGGTTTGTCAATTACTGGATAAACCAGAAGCAACCATAAAACGCTATGCGAGAGAAAGCTTACTCACTAATATTGGTGATGAAGAAGAATTTAAGTTCAATAAAGTGGAGGTCATGCGATATCTTGATTTTCAGAAACGCCTTGGGTAA